The following DNA comes from Novosphingobium sp. PP1Y.
GACTACAAGCTCGGCTATCCGCGCACCGAAGTGCATTGCGCCAAGTGCGGTGGGCACCTCGGTCATGTCTTCGACGACGGACCCAAGCCCACCGGCAAGCGCTTTTGCATGAACGGCGCGGCGATGAAGTTCCGCCCCGCCTGATTCCCTGTCAGGCCGATCCGCTCAGGCCGCCGCAGGTCCCTGAAGCTGCATGCGATAGACGCGCTGGGCCAGTTCTTCCATGCTCATGAGCTGGCGGAAGACCAGGCCATAGGCGGGATGTTTGCGCCAGCACACGGTGGCTTCGAACTCGGGAAGGTGGTCTCCGCTGATCCGGATCGTCTGGCCGATCGCCAGATGCTGCGGGGTTTCGATGCGCGCGCCTTGGCGCGACAGGTCGCATAACGTTGCCGGGGCAGTCGTCCCGGCGAAGGCGAGGGTCACATCGTGGTTGACCCTGATCCGGACCGGACGCTTGGGGAAGGGGCCTGCTTCAGCGATGAAACGCATGATGTCGACCGAATCGAGGAAGCGGACGCCGGCTTCGCCGTCCCTTTCCCAGACTTTCTCGATACCGAAGCGTTCGCCTGTCGCGATTTCGAGCGCCAGCGGCTCGTCGCTGATGACCGGATGGAAGATCTTCAGTTTCGCGCCGCTTTCGGAAACGTCCCTGACGATGCAGAGAAATTCCCCGCTGGGGCCGACGAGCTTGGCGCTGCGCAGCATGAGCGCAAAGCGCGGCTGAACGCGCTTTTCGTTGTAGTCGTCGATTTGACCTGCCTCGGGCTCGGACAGAATTCCCGGGTATTTCATTGCGAGCGTACCCCCCATGGTACTCGCGCTCTGGCGACACCTGTTGCTACGATCTGCATTGCCGAAGTCAATTGCAGTCCGGTTGTATCGCCTTCGCATGGTTTCAATCCGGTAAATGCCGGTATGAGCGCAGTTACGTAGGCGATCTTGTGGTGCGGACGGCGGGACTCGAACCCGCACTGGGATACCCAAGCGGATTTTAAGTCCGCAGCGTCTACCATTCCGCCACGTCCGCACGTCGCAGGATCATGGGTCCTAGCTGGCTGCGCTGCGCTGCGCAATCCGCCTGCAGCAGTTGCCCGGGATTTGTCGGCGCAGCCGCAAAGCGCGGTCTCGCGAGCTTTCGGTGACGTAAGGTTAATTGCAACATAACGCCTAAACTTAAAGAAATATCAACGTGCTATGTTCACCTCTCGGTAGGCCCCCCGCCCTCTCGTCGTAACGAAAGGATGGAATTGCATGACTGGACTGATCACGCGCCGTGGACTGATCGGAACCGCCGCCGCCGGTATCGTTCTGAGGCCTTCCCTGCTGCAGGCACAGACCTCGGGCCTCACCATCATTGACGGCCGCACGTTCCGGGGCACGCGTTCGCCCGGCGGTTCGGGCACTGATGGCGGCACGGCGATAAAGGCGGAAAGCAACACGCTGATTCGCAACTGCTACTTTCTCGACCTTGGCAATGGCGCGATTCGCCTGTTCCACACGACGACGCAGAACGTCACGGTGGAGGATTGCCAGGTCGCCAACATGTACCGCTTCATCGAGAACTGGTCGTGGAACCATCCCGATGTGCCTGCCCCGGTCAGCGACTTTACCGTCCGGCGGGTGAATGCCGCCCGGCTGGCCCGCAACTTCATGCGAATCCGCTACGGTTCGACGCGCGGGCTGATCGAGGACGTCGTCGCGCGTGGCAATGGCGAATGCGCGAACTACTGCGTCGGCTTCGCGCTCGACGATGAAGCGCACGACATCGTCTATCGCCGCGTCGAGGCGCACGATTTCTGCGAAACCCAGCGCCCTTCGGACAAGTACTGGAATGGCGACGGATTCTCGGACGAGCGCGGAAACAGCAAGATCCGCTATTATTCCTGCGTGGCGACCGGGTCGAGCGATGGCGGCTTCGATACCAAGTCGCAGGAGGTCTACATGGAAGGCTGCTTCGCCAGCGGGAACAAGCTCAACTACCGGCTCTGGAACAGCGGCACGCTCAAGAACTGCCGCAGCGAGAATCCGGTGAAGCGCGGCGGCACCGGCTGGATCGGGCACTTCTCGTTCGTGGGAGGAAGCGGCCCGAACTACGTGCTCGACAGTCCGGTGGTTCGTGCAGGAGCGACCAACAAGGCGCCTGTCCTCTACTTCCAGTCGAGCGTGCCGGCGACTGTGACCATCTACAATGCCGATATCGATGCGCCGGGCGCGGCATTGATCCAGGTGGACAAGGGGCGTCCTGCGCCCACCATCAAGTGGGTTCCCGAACGCAGCCAGCAGAAAATCCGCGTCGCGCGCGATTATGCGTGAGCGCGGGATTCGGCAAGGGAACAAGGGGTTAGCTTCGACGGGCTCGGCCTGCGGGGGATGACAGGTCCGTCGAAGTGCGCCCGTGCGCGCCTTAGCTGACGTTCAGCTTGGCGCGCATTTCCTTGCCGGGCTTGAAATACGGCACCTTCTTCTCGGGAACTTCCACGGTTTCGCCGGTGCGCGGGTTGCGGCCCTTGCGGCTGTCGCGGTGGCGAGTGGAAAATGCGCCGAAGCCGCGCAGTTCGACGCGGCCGCCATCGGCAAGGCGCTGCGCGATCTCGTCGAAGAAGGTATCGAGCGCGCGCTCGACGTCTTCGGTTCGCAATTCCGGATTGTCCTTGGCCAGGGCCTGCAGCAGTTCCGACCTGATCATTTCAACGTCCCCCCAAAAAAATCTTCATGGCTTGGGCGAATCACAAAATTTCGTGAACTTTGCCGATTGCGAAAAGAGAAAATGCCATTCCACGGCTTTATGCGCAATGGCTTAGCAGTAATCCCTTAGAATGCACCCTAAAGCACAGGGCGGCGCGGGCCCTGTCGCGGGTGCCCCCCATTTACACCCTCGTTTTGTCCGCTACCTTGCCCCGCTTCATACCTTCTCTGCCGTCAAGGAAAGGCCACAAGAGGTCGCATGAAGGACATAACAAACTGGAACGAGGGTGACTGGATTGCGGCAATCGCTGCTCTGGCCCTGTTCGCTACGCTCGCCATCGGCGGCCTCATCGCCACGCGCAAGAGCGAGGAATTCGTCGGCCACCCCCGTGGCCTGTTCGTGCTGTTCTATGCCGAGATGTGGGAGCGCTTCTCCTACTACGGCATGCGCGCGCTGCTGATCCTCTATCTGACGAAGTTCTGGCTGTTCAACGACGGCGACGCCTCGCTGATCTACGGGGGCTATACCAGCCTCGTCTATATTACCCCGGTTCTGGGCGGTTACCTCGCCGACCGCTGGCTTGGCCAGCGCAAGGCGGTGCTGTTCGGCGGCGTCGTCCTGGCGCTCGGCCACCTGTTCATGGCCTGGGAAGGCATGCAGGGCGTTGCCGATCCGGCCGTCAAACAGGCGGACCCGGCGATCAACGTGTTCTGGCTGGCGCTGTCGCTGATCATCGTCGGCTCGGGCTTCCTCAAGGCCAATATCTCGGTGATCGTTGGCCAGCTCTACAAGATGACCGATGCGAGGCGGGATTCGGCCTACACGATCTTCTACATGGGCGTGAACGTTGGCGCCGCGCTCGGCACGATCCTCGTCGGCTACCTGGGCGAGACGATCGGCTGGTCCTGGGGCTTCGGCCTTGCCGGCATTGGCATGGTGCTGGGCCTGATCATCTTCGTTGTCGGCAAACCGGCGCTGCTGGGGCAGGGCGAGCCGCCCAGGCCGCTGCAGAAGAACAACGAGTTCAAGCTCTACGGTACCGGCATTGCCGCAGTCGCGGTGATCTGGTTTCTGATCCAGTACGTCGACGTGATCCAGAACCTGCTGATCATCACCGGCGTCGCGATGCTTGCATATACGCTCTACGAAGCCTTCAAGCTGCCCAAGGAACCGCGTGAGCGGATCTTCGCGATCCTTTTCCTGATCGCGCTGAACCCCGTGTTCTGGGGCCTGTTCGAGCAGGCGGGCGGATCGCTCAGCCTCTACACCGACAAGTATGTCGATCGTGGCGGCGTCCCGACCAGCCTGTTCCAGTCGATCAATCCGATCTACATCGTGCTCTTCGCGCCGCTCTTCGCCGGTCTCTGGCAGATCCTCGCCAAGCGCGGGCTGGAGCCTTCGGCCCCGGCCAAGTTCGGCCTTGCGCTGATCCAGGTCGGCCTTGGCTTCCTCGTCTTCGTCTGGGGCGCGGGCACCGGCGATCCGGCGGTGATGACCTCGGTCGTCTTCGTCTTCCTCATCTACCTGCTGCACACCACCGGCGAGCTGTGCCTCTCGCCCGTCGGCCTCTCGGCCATGACGCGGCTGGCACCGGCGCACCTGGGCAGCTTCATCATGGGCGCATGGTTCTACATGACCGCGGTAGGCAACTTCGTGGCCGGACGGATCGGCGAGGCGACCGGCGGCGAAAGCGGCGAGATGTCGAAGGACCTCACGCTGGCGATCTACAGCAAGATCGGCTGGGTTACGATCGGCATTGCCATCGTCGTCCTCCTCCTTTCTCCGATCGTGAAGCGCTGGATGCATCTCGATACGCTGGAAGACCGCGATCATGGCGATGGTCTGGTCGGGCAAGGCGAAGTCGGGCTCGAGGCACAGGAAGCCGGGATGCACCCG
Coding sequences within:
- a CDS encoding integration host factor subunit beta codes for the protein MIRSELLQALAKDNPELRTEDVERALDTFFDEIAQRLADGGRVELRGFGAFSTRHRDSRKGRNPRTGETVEVPEKKVPYFKPGKEMRAKLNVS
- a CDS encoding PilZ domain-containing protein yields the protein MKYPGILSEPEAGQIDDYNEKRVQPRFALMLRSAKLVGPSGEFLCIVRDVSESGAKLKIFHPVISDEPLALEIATGERFGIEKVWERDGEAGVRFLDSVDIMRFIAEAGPFPKRPVRIRVNHDVTLAFAGTTAPATLCDLSRQGARIETPQHLAIGQTIRISGDHLPEFEATVCWRKHPAYGLVFRQLMSMEELAQRVYRMQLQGPAAA
- a CDS encoding peptide MFS transporter — translated: MKDITNWNEGDWIAAIAALALFATLAIGGLIATRKSEEFVGHPRGLFVLFYAEMWERFSYYGMRALLILYLTKFWLFNDGDASLIYGGYTSLVYITPVLGGYLADRWLGQRKAVLFGGVVLALGHLFMAWEGMQGVADPAVKQADPAINVFWLALSLIIVGSGFLKANISVIVGQLYKMTDARRDSAYTIFYMGVNVGAALGTILVGYLGETIGWSWGFGLAGIGMVLGLIIFVVGKPALLGQGEPPRPLQKNNEFKLYGTGIAAVAVIWFLIQYVDVIQNLLIITGVAMLAYTLYEAFKLPKEPRERIFAILFLIALNPVFWGLFEQAGGSLSLYTDKYVDRGGVPTSLFQSINPIYIVLFAPLFAGLWQILAKRGLEPSAPAKFGLALIQVGLGFLVFVWGAGTGDPAVMTSVVFVFLIYLLHTTGELCLSPVGLSAMTRLAPAHLGSFIMGAWFYMTAVGNFVAGRIGEATGGESGEMSKDLTLAIYSKIGWVTIGIAIVVLLLSPIVKRWMHLDTLEDRDHGDGLVGQGEVGLEAQEAGMHPENRPT